The genomic region TTGCGAAAAGCGCTCCATGGTTCGTCGTTCGCTCCCTTTTTATTTTTGTGACGATACTGTCTTGTATCGACGTCTTTTTGTCACGTCAATAAGAAAGGTACAGGTCTGTATCGTTTTTAATGTTCTGCGTCGACATTTCCCTTGAAAGCCGGCGACAAATGACCGACTTACAGAGGGATGGCACCGTCCACAGCCGCGAGAACCCGAAGCGAAGAGATGAACTCGTCCGAGAAAGAACGTTCCGTCGCGCGTGAGCGCATCCTCGATTCAGCCTATGAGCTGTTTTCCACTGAGGGGGTGAACGCCGTCGGCGTCGACACGATCGTCGCCCGTTCCGGCTCGGGGAAGATGACGCTCTATCGGCACTTCAAATCGAAGGACGCTCTCGTTCTAGCGTTTCTCGAAAAGCGCGAGCAGCATTGGACGCGTGATTGGTTGGAAATACGAATTCGGGAAGGCGACAAGTCTCCCGAGGAGCGTTTGCTCTTCATCTTCGATTTGTTCGATGAATGGTTTCGACGCGACGATTTCGAGGGCTGCTCATTCATCAATTCGCTTTTGGAATGCCGACAGACCGAAAACATTCGAAGTGCGTCGGCACAGCATCTGGCGCACATTCGCGCCATTATCGAGAAGCTCGCTCGGGAAGCCGGTCTGATCGATGTCGAGCGATTTGCCCGTTCGTGGCACGTTCTCATGAAGGGATCGATTGTGGCACGGCACGAAGGACATCTCGATGCCGCACTCGAGGCCAAGGCGACGGCGAAACTCGTCTTTGCTAACTGGCCCCGATCCCGCGCAACGCGCGCAGGCCTCTCCTCTTGAAATTCAAATGGGCCTCGACGGCCACATCGCAGTTTCCGATCTTCATCTCAGTCTTCAAAACAAAATGGGCCGCCGGACGGGAAAGTCGGCGGCCCATTTTTACCCCGCAGCCGAACATCGGAATTTAGAAAGAAATCAGCGCTCCGGCGGTGATGACGCTGATATTGTCATAACCGCCCGTAAGGGTATCTCCGCTAGGCGTGAAGAGGCCCGGAGGAGTAGCGCCGCCGGGACCCGACAGGCTTGGGTCATAATTCTTGTAGTTGACCCACAGCGACATGGCCGCGGCATCCACTTCTTGAACAACGCCAAGTCCCCACTGCCTTAGGTCGCTGCCTGTGACTCCGAACGCCGTAAGCGCAGGATGGTACATGTCGTTGCGGTCGCTATATTCGCCGTAAAGAACGGTATGGCCAATGGGAAACCATTGCTCTCGCATACCCGCCTTCAAATACCAGACATCGCCGCTTGGCTGCCCTGCAGTGACTGCAGGCTCTGTGTACACGTTGTCGTTCCATTCCTTACCGTAAGCACCATACAGGAAGAGACCCGAAGCAATGTGTTCGACATACCCGCCGACTTGTAGATAACCTGCATCAACGCGGGTTGCATTGAATGCCGTCAACCCCGTCACGGTATTGAAGCCCTGGAAAATCTTCTCATCGCTGTTGTGGTCATAGGCAATGGCGCCAGCAAGTTTGAACCCATTGAATTCGCCGGCGTATCGGCCTGCCACATCCCAAAAATCATCTTCTCCCCAACTCGCCGATACTGAGAAGCCTTTGTAGGTAGGCGTATCGTAACGAATACCGTTGAGCGGAATAGCATTGCAGTCGCCGGCGAGCGGGAGCCCCATAGAGCCGCACCACATCAAAGCACCTTGTGGGAAGCCGGCTCCCGGCAGCTGCAGCTGCGTTCCATGGCGCGCGAGATTAATGCCCATCCCGTCGAGTGGAACCCAGTTCGCCGGAATCAACGAACCGGAGCCGTCAACCAGCGCCGCCGCATGCTCGGAAGCTTGCGGGATGGAACCGACGGACACCTTGCCGAAGGTCGCGCTATTAAGAAACCAGTATGAGTAAAGGACGTCGACCGAGTTCGTCGACAACCCGCCATTATTCTTGACGATATGGAGGCCCGACGGGCCGTCGGCACCGTATTCGGTATTTCCCGCTGTTAATGGGTCAGAAGTGCCAACCTCAAGATGGAGGACATATCCCGCATTAATGTCCTTGGTTATTTGCGCATCGCCCGTGAACTTGACATGAGATGACAGCGTGGAACCGATGCCGGTAACATATGCGTTGCTTGCCGGGCCATTGTCGTACCACATGACTTGCTGGGCCACCCAACCGCTTACCGTAAGCGAGACCTTTCGGTTTCCCTTTCGCGCGGTCGTCGCCTCAAGCTCAGCGATACGTTCTTCGAGATCGGCGCAGCAATCCCCTCCCAAATCGGCCGCGAATAGCGGCGTTGTACAAAAGCTGCCGACGAGAACCCCTGCAATCAATGACGACGCACGGGCCACGGACATAAGTTTTTTCATTGTTTTCCCTTTTCCGCTGCCATGGAACGCGGCACTTGACGAATCCAAACACCCCTGAACAGAACAGTTCTGTATCGC from Hyphomicrobium sp. MC1 harbors:
- a CDS encoding TetR/AcrR family transcriptional regulator translates to MNSSEKERSVARERILDSAYELFSTEGVNAVGVDTIVARSGSGKMTLYRHFKSKDALVLAFLEKREQHWTRDWLEIRIREGDKSPEERLLFIFDLFDEWFRRDDFEGCSFINSLLECRQTENIRSASAQHLAHIRAIIEKLAREAGLIDVERFARSWHVLMKGSIVARHEGHLDAALEAKATAKLVFANWPRSRATRAGLSS